The proteins below are encoded in one region of Glandiceps talaboti chromosome 17, keGlaTala1.1, whole genome shotgun sequence:
- the LOC144448663 gene encoding uncharacterized protein LOC144448663: MKEKEKKKVMMEEEEEEDDDDEDNNGDDSGGDDDGVDGQEEDEEEREKEEKLTQAEMKFAIELFVVLVAITQGTDAESNNKFFIFSKSKTQAQAAAICERKGYRLVRDASDEIHAALLKQITAEGKKGESFYIDGKNVNGVPQYLDGEVMTYTHFASGQPDQLNQCFYLWSAVNYNWDDHYCTDERGFICEKVVANKWRDDLRCGPNYPLADGSPAQCDPDAIYPCCSTADWCGNTPAHCTCVGCIDYRVEGTWTHCVFEAAGAVSTEVTSEL, encoded by the exons ATGAAAGAGAAGGAAAAGAAGAAGGTGatgatg gaggaggaggaggaggaggatgacGATGATGAGGATAATAATGGTGACGATAGtggaggtgatgatgatggtgttgATGGTCAAGAGGAGGATGAAGAGGAGAGGGAGAAAGAAGAAAAACT AACCCAGGCAGAGATGAAATTCGCCATCGAACTTTTCGTTGTGCTCGTAGCCATTACCCAAGGAACAG ATGCAGAATCCAACAACAAATTCTTCATTTTTTCGAAATCTAAAACACAGGCTCAAGCAGCCGCCATCTGTGAAAGAAAAGGTTATCGCCTTGTAAGAGATGCAAGTGATGAAATACACGCAGCTCTTCTCAAACAAATAACCGCTGAAGGAAAAAAGGGCGAGTCTTTTTACATCGATGGCAAAAATGTCAATGGCGTTCCTCAGTACCTGGATGGGGAAGTGatgacatatacacattttGCTTCTGGACAACCTGATCAATTAAATCAATGCTTCTATTTATG GAGTGCCGTCAACTACAACTGGGACGACCATTACTGCACTGACGAACGTGGTTTCATATGTGAAAAAG TAGTTGCCAATAAATGGAGAGATGACCTCCGCTGTGGACCCAATTACCCTCTAGCCGATGGTAGTCCAGCACAGTGTGATCCTGATGCAATTTACCCATGCTGTTCAACAGCTGATTGGTGTGGTAATACACCAGCACACTGTACTTGTGTTGGTTGCATTGATTACAGAG tagaagGTACCTGGACACATTGTGTATTTGAGGCCGCTGGAGCCGTTTCAACAGAAGTTACATCAGAATTATGA